The segment CCGTCGCCTCCGTGCAGGTCTGGGTCAAAACCGGCAGCATCCACGAGGGCGCGCACCTCGGCGCCGGACTCTCGCATTACCTCGAGCACATGCTCTTCAAGGGCACGCCGCGCCGCGCCGGCCGTGAGATCTCCGCGACCGTCCAGGCGCACGGCGGCTACATCAACGCCTACACGACGTTCGACCGCACCGTTTACTACATCGACATCCCCGCCGAGCACACCGCCGTCGCCATCGACATCCTCGCCGACGCCACGCTCAACTCCACGCTGCCCGCCGATGAAGTGGAGAAGGAGAAGAACGTCATTCTCCGCGAAATCGACATGTGCCTCGACGATCCCGACCAGCGCCTCGGCCAGGCGCTCTTCGAGACCGCCTACCGCACGCATCCCTATCGCCAGCCGATCATCGGCCATCGCGATGTCTTCGCCGCCAACACGCGCGAGGACCTCGCCGCCTACTACCGCGAACGCTACGCGCCGAACAACCTCGTCGTCGTCATCGTCGGCAACTTCGACGCGGTCGCCACGCGTGCGGCCGTCGCGCAGCACTTCGGCGCCACGCCGCGCCGCCGTCTCGCTCCCGTGCTCGTCTCGGACGAGACGCCGCAACTCTCCCGCCGCGACCAGCATCTCTTCGAAGACGTCGAAATCTCTCGCGCCGGCCTCGGTTGGCAGATTCCCGGTCTCGCCCACGAGGACATGGCCGCGCTCGACATGCTCGCGATGGTTCTCGGCCACGGTGACGCCTCGATCCTTTGGCAAGCCGTCCGTGAAAAAGCGCGCCTCGTCCACACCATCGACGCGATGACGTGGAGCCCCGGCACCAGCGGTCTCTTCTACGTTTCGTTCATGGCCGATGCGGACAAACGCGCCGCCGCCGAAGCCGCCGTGCTCCGCGAAGTCGCCCGCGTCGCCGCGCACGGCGTCAGCCCGCGCGCGCTCGCCAAGGCCGTCCGCCAAGCCGTCACCGCCGAGGTGAACATGCACAAGACGATGTCCGGCCAGGCCTCGCGCCTCGGTGCCGCGGAAGTCGTCGTCGGCGACGTCAACTACACGCGCCGCTACTTCGAACGACTCACCGCGCTCCGCCCGGCCGACTTGGTGCGCGTGCTCAAGAAGTATCTCGTTCCGGAAAAACTCACCGTCGTATCGAGCAACCCGAAGTCCGCGGCCGCGGCCGCGCCGGTCCCGAGTATCGCGACCGGTCCCGCCGCCGAGTTCAAGGAACTCACGCTCCCGAACGGCGCGCGCCTGCTCCTGCAGCCGAACCGCAACCTGCCAAACCTGCACTTCCGCCTCGCCTTCGCCGGTGGCCCGCTGTTCGAGCCGGCCGACCGCCGCGGCCTCTGCGCGCTGATGTCGGCGTTGCTCGCCAAGGACACCCGCAAACGCACCGCCGAACAGGTCGCGCTCGCCATCGAGGCGGTGGGCGGCACGTTCGCCGACTTCTCCGGCAACAACAGCTTCGGCCTCTATGCCGACGTGCTTCCCGGCGACGCCGACCTCGCGCTCGAGTTGCTCGCGGACGCCACGCTGCAACCGGCGTTCAAGGCTGCCCGCCTCGAGATCGAGCGCGAAGGCGCTCTCGCCAGCCTGCGCGAATCGATGGACGACCCGGTCTCGGTCGGACGGAAAAAGCTCCGCGAAAAATTCTTCGGCGCGCATCCGTTCGCCGTCGAGAGCATCGGCAACGAGGCCGGCCTCCGCGCCATCGCGCCGGCCGACCTCAAGGCGCTCCACGCGCGTCTCGCCGTGGCGTCGAACGCCGTGCTGGCCGTCGCCGGCGACTTCGACCCGAAGAAACTCGCGCCGAAGTTGAAGGCGTTCCTCACCCGCCTGCCGCGTGGCAAAATCGAGCGGCCGCAGCCCAAGCTCGCGCCGGTGGCCGGCGAGTTCGTCGAGCAGCAGCCGCGCCAGCAGGCGATCGTCTTCCAGGCGTTTCCCGGGCCCGGTTTGCTTGTGCCCGACTACTACGTCGCCGAAGTCGCGGAGGAATTGTTCAGCGGCATGTCGTCGAATCTCTTCGAGCGCGTGCGCGAGCAGAAGAGCCTCGCGTATTTCGTGCGCTCCAGCCGCGTGACTGGCCAGCGCGCGGGCATGTTCTACTTCTACGCCGGCGCCAGCCCGGAGCGTTACGGCGAAGTGCTCGAGGAGTTCGCACTCGAAATCGCGCGCGTGCAGGCCGGCGGGGTCGGCGCCGACGAGTTGCGCCGCTGCCAGACGCGACTGAAGGCCGGCAAGCGCATGGGCCAGCAGACCAACTCGGCCCGCGCGATGCAGGCCGCGCTCAACGCCGTGAACGAGCTGCCGGTCAACGACAGCCAGCTCTACGACGCGCACATCGACGCGGTCACCATCGAGCGGTTGCGCGATTTCGCCCGGACGTATTTCACCGCGGAGACGCGCACGCAGCTGGTGGTCAAGCCGTGAAATTCGCGGAAGAAAGGGAGTGCTGCCGGCTTGCCGGACGAGCGGCGGGCGGGCACGCTCGCCGCACCCTTATGAATACGAAATTGCCCCGACTCCTCGCGGTCGCGTTCGCCACGTGCGCGCTGATCGCCGTTGCCCCCGCCCAAGAAGCCAAGCCCGAGCACAAGGAAAAAGGCCCGAGCAAGGCGAACCTCGAGAAATACGACGCCAACAAGGACGGCAAACTCGACGAGGCCGAGACCGCGAAGATGAACGCGGACAAGGAAGCCGCCAAGCAGGCGCGCCTCGCGAAATACGACACGAACAAGGACGGCAAGGTCGACAAGACCGAGGCCGAGGTGGAAAAGGCCGACAAGGAGAAGGCGAAGGCCGAGCGCGAAAAAGCCAAGGCCGAGAAGCAGGCCGCCAAGGAAGCCAAGAAGGCCGGCCACGAGCCGAAGTCGCCGCAGAATCAGAACTGAGCGCGAATTCTTCGCCCGCGAATTTCAGCCCCGGCCACACGCCGGGGCTTTTTGTTGGCCGGGCGCGTTACTTCTTGTCCGCGAATCCGCCGCTCCACTTGAGCTTGCTGCGCATGACCGCGAAGTGCGAATAGCCGCGCGGTTGGACGAGCGCGATGCGGCGCGGCGCGAGCGAGATTTCGATCGAGCCGCCGGTGACGAGCGAGTTGCGCTGACCGTCCATCGCCACGAGGAGGCGCGCGTCTTCCGTGCGATTGACGATGCGGAGTTTCACCCGCTCCCGGAAGATGATCGTGCGATTGCTCAGCGTGTGCGGGCAGATCGGCGTCATCGCGATCGTCTGCGCCGCCGGGTGCATGATGGGGCCGCCCGCCGCGAGATTGTAGGCCGTGGAGCCCGTCGGCGTGGAGAAGATGATGCCATCGCAGTAGTAGTCGGTGACGAGTTCGTCGTCGGCGAAGACCTCCAACCGCACGAGGCGCGAGTTCACCTCGTTTTTGATCAGCACGTCGTTCAGCGCGATGTCGTGGTGACCGGGGCCGGCGCGGCAATCCAGCAGCGTGCGCCGCGCGATGCGGTAATCGCCTTTGAGGATCGCCGGGAAATGGGTGCGTGCCTCCTCGGCCGAATAGGTCGTGAGGAAGCCGAGGCTGCCGCGATTCACGCCGATGATCGGGATGTTCTCGCGCATCGCAGCGCGCACGACGCCGAGCAGCGTGCCGTCGCCGCCGATGACGCACACGGCGTCGCAGCCCTTGAAATAGCCGCGCGGAAGCTTGCGGCCTTGGTTGAGCTCGGTGCGTTTCGCGGCGGCCTTGCCGGCGATCGCCATCAGCTCCGCGCCGAGCTCGGCGGCACCGGGGCGATCCGGATTCACGACGAAGGCGATGCGGTTGAGCTGCTCCATGACGCGGGGAAGGTAGTGCGAGCGGGGTGGGGTTGGAAACAGGAATCTCTGGGCGCGCCGTGCTGTAAGCCTGCTTAGTCGGATTTCCGGAGACCCAGTAGAAATTCGCGGTTGCCGTCGGCGCCGTGGATGGGGCACTCCCGCTCGCCGTGGATGCTCGCGCCCGGCAGCTCGCGCAACGCGAACTCGCGCACCTCGCTCATGACGCGAGCGCGCACGGCGTCGTCGCGGATCACGCCCTGGCCGCGATCGACCTCGGCCTTGCCGGCTTCGAATTGCGGTTTCACGAGCGCGACCAGCGTGCCTCCGGCGCGCAGGAACGGCCATACCGCCGGAAGGACGCTTTTCAGCGAGATAAACGACAGGTCCATCACGACGACGTCGTAGCTGGCTCGCGGCAGCGCGCCGGGCGCGAGGTGGCGGGCGTTGGTTTTTTCCAGCGACGTGACGCGCGGGTCGCGGCGGATTTTGTCGTGTAGCTGGCCCGTGCCCACGTCGACGCACGTCGCCGACGCCGCGCCGGCTTGGAGCGCGCAATCCGTGAAGCCGCCGGTGGATGCGCCCACGTCGAGCACATGCGCGCCCGGGAGATCGATGGGGAATTGCTCGAGGTAAGCGGCGAGCTTCTCGCCGCCGCGGCTGACGAAACGCGGCGGCTGGTCGATCGTGATCTCGAAGTCGGCGGCGAATTCCTTCCCGGGTTTGTCGAGCCGCTCGGTGCCGTGTCGCACGCGGCCGGACATGATCAGCGCCTTGGCTTGCGAGCGCGACGCGCAGAGTCCGCGCGTCACGAGCAGTTCATCGAGGCGTTGTTTGCCGGAGGCCACGAGGGAAGCGAAGCTGCCGCGCGTCCGCGCGTCGACGACGAACTCACCGCGCGGGCTGGCACTGCGGACACCAGCAACTCGTGCGTCCGCCCACCGTGGCGTGGCGCAGCGGCGCTTCGCAGCGCGGGCAATGTCCGCCCTTGGCCCAGCGGTGATTGAACAGCCACGATGCCGGCATGAACTCGTTTAGCTCCGCCGGCATGCGCCCGCCGACGCCGGCGTTGTAGCGCAGCGCACCGCGACAGACGAAACGGCATTCGCGGTGCAACGCGCGGATCTCCGCGGGCGTGAGCGAGCCCGCGAGACGCGACGGGGTGAGCCGGGCGCGCCACAGAATTTCGTCCGCCATCCAGTTGCCGATACCCGGGAATCGCACCTGCATCAGCAGCACCGCTTTGATCGGCGCGCGACGGCGGCGCACGAGGAAATCGCGCACCGCAGCGACCGAGAACGGCGCGGAGAGGATCGCCGGCGCGATGCGCGTCCACCAATCCGGAGCGGTTTTCCCGTGGTGGAAAAGCACCGCGCCGAACATGCGCGGGTCGGTGAAAACGAGCTGTCGCTCGCGTTGCACGAGCACGAGGTGGTCGTGTTTGCGGGGCGCGTAGTCGGGCGCCTCGACGCGCAGCTCGCCGCTCATGCCGAGGTGCACGCCGAGCCAGTTGCCGCCACTGAAGCGAAACAGCATCTGCTTCGCCGCGGTTTCAGAATCGATCAGCGTGGCGCCGGTGAGCGCGCGGACGATCTTCGCCGGATCGATGCCGCGGAAAACCTTCGCGCGCTCGTGCAGGAGCACGTGGGCGACTTTCGCGCCGTGCCCCACGGCCCAGCGGCGGCGATAGAATTCGACTTCGGCCAGCTCAGGCATGGGAACAGGCAACTGCGGCGTGGGCGGAGCGCAAGCTGTCGATGGCGCCGGCGGGTTTATCGCCTCTTGGGTGACAACGCGCGGCGTGGTCAGGCGAGCGAGGCCACGAACGCGGCGAGGTCGGCGAAGAGCGGCACGCCGGGGCGCAGGCGCGGCGTCCACGCGGCGGCGTCGTATTTGCCGGTGCAGACGGCGGCGGAGCGGATGCCGGCGGCGAGGCCGGCGTCGATGTCGCTCTCGCGGTCGCCGACCATCCAGCATTGCGCGGGGTCGAGGCGATGTTGCGCGATCATCTCGAGGATGAAACGCGGCGAGGGCTTGCGATAGAGCGACGGCTGGTCGGGCGCTTCGGGCGCGATGCAGGTCGCGGCGAACGCCGGTGCGGGCAGCGCGAGCAGTTCCTCCATCCGCGCGTTGCAGCGGTGCGTGTCTTCGATCGTATGGAAACCGCGGCCGATGCCGGACTGGTTCGTGAAGAGGAAGAGCAAATAACCGAGCTCGCGCGCGCGGTGGAGCGCGGCGGCGGCGCCGGGGATCAGTTCGACGCCGGCCGGGTCCGCGAGGTAGTCGCGGTCGTGGATGATGGTGCCATCGCGGTCGAGGAAGAGCGCTTTGGCCATCGGAGCTTACTTCTCCTCGGAGACGTGCTGGAGAATTTCCTCCGGCGAAACCGTGGCGGTGCCGAGCTTGGCGACGACGACGCCGGCGGCGGCGTTGGCGAATTGGGCGGCCTCTTCGAGGACGGAACCCGCGGCGAGCGCGAGCGTGAGCGCGGCGATGGACGTGTCGCCGGCGCCGGAGACGTCGAAGACCTCGCGCGCCATCGTCGGGATGACGCGGCCGGCCTTGCCGTTGTGCGAGAGGAGCATGCCGTCCTCGCTCAATGTGATGACGAGGTGCTTCGGTTGGTATTGCTCGTAGATGCGCGCGCAGACCTCGGCGGCGGGGAAGGGCTGGTGCGGCTCGGGCTCGATGCCGGCGAGCTGGAGCGCTTCCTTGCGGTTCGGCGTGATGAGATCGGGCTGAAAAAAGCGGAGCTTGCGGCGCGGCTTCGGGTCGAGGGCGATGAGTTTGCCGTGTTCGCGTGCGAGGGCGGTGACTTTGGCGACGAGGTCGTCGGTGAGCAGACCCTTGGCGTAGTCGGAGAGGATGATGGCGTCGCACTTGCGGATCGCCTTCTCGAAGGTCGCTTCGAGTTTGCCGCTGTCGATGGCGTAGTCGTGCTGCGGCGACTCGCGGTCGAGACGGCAGAGTTGCTGGCGGCGGACGAGCACGCGGGTCTTCACGATGGTGGAGCCGCTGCCGGGCGTCGGGATCGTCGCGATGCCTTTTTGCGTGAGGATGCCGCTGAGGCGTTTGCCGGCGTCGTCCTTGCCGAAGAAGCCCGCGAGCGTGGCCTTGGCGCCGAGCGAGGCGAGGTTGAGCGCGACGTTGGCCGCGCCGCCGGCGCTGTAGGTGTCGCGATCGATGTCGACGACGGGCACCGGAGCCTCGGGCGAGATGCGCTGGGCGTCGCCCCAGACGTAGTGGTCGAGCATCACGTCGCCGATGACGAGGACGTGGAGTTTCGAGATCTTCTTCAGCAGGGACTTCATCGCGGGGGAAAGGGCTTAGCGAATCTCCCAGTTGTAGGGATGACGCGAGAGCATTTTTGCCCCGGTGGCGGTGACCTGCACGACGTCCTCCCAGCGGCAGCCGCCGAGGCCCGGATAATAGAGGCCGGGCTCGACCGTCACGACCGCGCCCTTCTTCAAGATCGACGAAACGGTGCTGAAGCGGCAGCCCGGATCGTGCACGGCAAGGCCGAGGCCGTGGCCGGTGCCGTGGAAGATGCCGACGGCGCCGTTGGCGCCGCGTTTGGTTTCGTAGCCTTCGGCGATGAAGTGATCGACGACGCCTTGGTG is part of the Opitutia bacterium genome and harbors:
- a CDS encoding TlyA family RNA methyltransferase, which encodes MASGKQRLDELLVTRGLCASRSQAKALIMSGRVRHGTERLDKPGKEFAADFEITIDQPPRFVSRGGEKLAAYLEQFPIDLPGAHVLDVGASTGGFTDCALQAGAASATCVDVGTGQLHDKIRRDPRVTSLEKTNARHLAPGALPRASYDVVVMDLSFISLKSVLPAVWPFLRAGGTLVALVKPQFEAGKAEVDRGQGVIRDDAVRARVMSEVREFALRELPGASIHGERECPIHGADGNREFLLGLRKSD
- a CDS encoding insulinase family protein, which produces MPKNSSSRSRDLALLESLWRAPVERYTLANGLTVLLKRDTAAPVASVQVWVKTGSIHEGAHLGAGLSHYLEHMLFKGTPRRAGREISATVQAHGGYINAYTTFDRTVYYIDIPAEHTAVAIDILADATLNSTLPADEVEKEKNVILREIDMCLDDPDQRLGQALFETAYRTHPYRQPIIGHRDVFAANTREDLAAYYRERYAPNNLVVVIVGNFDAVATRAAVAQHFGATPRRRLAPVLVSDETPQLSRRDQHLFEDVEISRAGLGWQIPGLAHEDMAALDMLAMVLGHGDASILWQAVREKARLVHTIDAMTWSPGTSGLFYVSFMADADKRAAAEAAVLREVARVAAHGVSPRALAKAVRQAVTAEVNMHKTMSGQASRLGAAEVVVGDVNYTRRYFERLTALRPADLVRVLKKYLVPEKLTVVSSNPKSAAAAAPVPSIATGPAAEFKELTLPNGARLLLQPNRNLPNLHFRLAFAGGPLFEPADRRGLCALMSALLAKDTRKRTAEQVALAIEAVGGTFADFSGNNSFGLYADVLPGDADLALELLADATLQPAFKAARLEIEREGALASLRESMDDPVSVGRKKLREKFFGAHPFAVESIGNEAGLRAIAPADLKALHARLAVASNAVLAVAGDFDPKKLAPKLKAFLTRLPRGKIERPQPKLAPVAGEFVEQQPRQQAIVFQAFPGPGLLVPDYYVAEVAEELFSGMSSNLFERVREQKSLAYFVRSSRVTGQRAGMFYFYAGASPERYGEVLEEFALEIARVQAGGVGADELRRCQTRLKAGKRMGQQTNSARAMQAALNAVNELPVNDSQLYDAHIDAVTIERLRDFARTYFTAETRTQLVVKP
- a CDS encoding bifunctional hydroxymethylpyrimidine kinase/phosphomethylpyrimidine kinase; this translates as MKSLLKKISKLHVLVIGDVMLDHYVWGDAQRISPEAPVPVVDIDRDTYSAGGAANVALNLASLGAKATLAGFFGKDDAGKRLSGILTQKGIATIPTPGSGSTIVKTRVLVRRQQLCRLDRESPQHDYAIDSGKLEATFEKAIRKCDAIILSDYAKGLLTDDLVAKVTALAREHGKLIALDPKPRRKLRFFQPDLITPNRKEALQLAGIEPEPHQPFPAAEVCARIYEQYQPKHLVITLSEDGMLLSHNGKAGRVIPTMAREVFDVSGAGDTSIAALTLALAAGSVLEEAAQFANAAAGVVVAKLGTATVSPEEILQHVSEEK
- a CDS encoding NAD(+)/NADH kinase, with protein sequence MEQLNRIAFVVNPDRPGAAELGAELMAIAGKAAAKRTELNQGRKLPRGYFKGCDAVCVIGGDGTLLGVVRAAMRENIPIIGVNRGSLGFLTTYSAEEARTHFPAILKGDYRIARRTLLDCRAGPGHHDIALNDVLIKNEVNSRLVRLEVFADDELVTDYYCDGIIFSTPTGSTAYNLAAGGPIMHPAAQTIAMTPICPHTLSNRTIIFRERVKLRIVNRTEDARLLVAMDGQRNSLVTGGSIEISLAPRRIALVQPRGYSHFAVMRSKLKWSGGFADKK
- a CDS encoding HAD-IIIA family hydrolase translates to MAKALFLDRDGTIIHDRDYLADPAGVELIPGAAAALHRARELGYLLFLFTNQSGIGRGFHTIEDTHRCNARMEELLALPAPAFAATCIAPEAPDQPSLYRKPSPRFILEMIAQHRLDPAQCWMVGDRESDIDAGLAAGIRSAAVCTGKYDAAAWTPRLRPGVPLFADLAAFVASLA
- a CDS encoding Fpg/Nei family DNA glycosylase, with the protein product MPELAEVEFYRRRWAVGHGAKVAHVLLHERAKVFRGIDPAKIVRALTGATLIDSETAAKQMLFRFSGGNWLGVHLGMSGELRVEAPDYAPRKHDHLVLVQRERQLVFTDPRMFGAVLFHHGKTAPDWWTRIAPAILSAPFSVAAVRDFLVRRRRAPIKAVLLMQVRFPGIGNWMADEILWRARLTPSRLAGSLTPAEIRALHRECRFVCRGALRYNAGVGGRMPAELNEFMPASWLFNHRWAKGGHCPRCEAPLRHATVGGRTSCWCPQCQPAR